The proteins below are encoded in one region of Tsuneonella sp. CC-YZS046:
- a CDS encoding DUF4145 domain-containing protein, whose product MSSPVPKYVPPSITETAFNCPHCGALAKQSWFSLKADPKEKDELPLRISEDTLNREFIDSIEDLEERRKMQRWAERVIAGTPFVERNKQGSYVHWDLYNADLSRCFNCDKVAIWVQSALVFPVRGDAPLPNPDLPEDVRLDFDEAGRILRLSPRGASALLRLAIQKLCKEVGGNGKNIDSDIAALVEKGLDVRIQQALDVVRVIGNNAVHPGQVDLRDDVGTAEKLFDLVNIIADAMISQPKRIAEMFDGLPQGARDAIAKRDGKIG is encoded by the coding sequence ATGTCCAGCCCGGTTCCGAAGTATGTTCCGCCCTCGATCACAGAGACGGCCTTTAATTGTCCGCACTGCGGTGCATTAGCGAAACAGAGTTGGTTCAGCCTAAAGGCCGACCCAAAGGAGAAGGACGAGCTTCCCCTCCGGATTTCCGAGGACACATTAAACCGCGAGTTCATCGATTCAATCGAGGACCTCGAAGAACGCAGGAAGATGCAGCGTTGGGCAGAACGCGTGATTGCGGGCACGCCATTCGTCGAACGGAATAAGCAGGGCTCCTACGTTCATTGGGACCTCTATAACGCGGACCTCTCTCGCTGCTTCAACTGCGACAAGGTCGCCATTTGGGTTCAGTCTGCGCTCGTGTTCCCTGTGCGAGGCGACGCCCCCTTACCCAATCCCGATCTCCCGGAAGATGTCCGCCTCGACTTTGACGAAGCGGGCCGAATTTTGCGACTGTCACCTAGAGGTGCGTCAGCCCTGCTTCGCCTCGCCATTCAAAAGCTATGCAAGGAAGTGGGGGGTAATGGTAAGAACATCGACAGCGATATCGCTGCTCTGGTGGAGAAGGGCCTCGACGTTCGGATTCAGCAAGCCCTCGATGTTGTTCGAGTAATTGGCAACAATGCAGTCCACCCCGGGCAGGTCGATTTGCGCGACGATGTTGGCACAGCAGAAAAGCTCTTCGATCTCGTCAATATCATTGCCGATGCGATGATCTCACAGCCCAAGCGGATAGCGGAGATGTTCGATGGTCTCCCGCAAGGCGCGCGGGACGCGATCGCTAAGCGGGACGGCAAGATCGGATAA
- a CDS encoding ECs_2282 family putative zinc-binding protein translates to MAGDKFSKSVSMQCSTCGRTQFERETDVGPFRCVGCNRSFTREELMRENGELIDNEVGKMAADVGQWAQDELRKAFSSSKHFKLK, encoded by the coding sequence ATGGCGGGCGACAAATTCTCAAAGTCAGTGTCGATGCAATGCTCCACTTGCGGCCGGACGCAATTCGAGCGCGAGACCGATGTGGGTCCGTTCCGTTGCGTGGGATGCAACCGCTCGTTCACCCGCGAGGAGCTGATGCGCGAGAACGGCGAACTCATCGACAACGAGGTGGGCAAGATGGCCGCCGATGTCGGCCAGTGGGCGCAAGACGAGCTTCGCAAAGCCTTCTCCAGCTCGAAGCACTTCAAGCTCAAATGA
- a CDS encoding HGGxSTG domain-containing protein yields the protein MPKLLTNAKLCGARNRAGKSCRCPAVRGKARCRMHGGRNPGAPRGKRNGMWKHGGSTREALALRRAATRPCLRCRKPFESEGNHHRLCGACSNRAAETSPYAV from the coding sequence ATGCCGAAGCTCCTGACGAACGCAAAGCTGTGCGGAGCCAGGAACCGGGCGGGAAAGTCGTGTCGTTGTCCAGCCGTGCGGGGAAAAGCCCGGTGTAGGATGCATGGGGGCCGAAATCCCGGGGCACCGCGCGGCAAGCGTAATGGCATGTGGAAGCATGGTGGATCTACGAGAGAAGCGCTGGCTCTGCGTCGTGCCGCCACGCGCCCCTGCCTGCGATGCCGCAAGCCCTTCGAGAGCGAGGGCAACCATCATCGGCTGTGCGGGGCGTGCTCGAATAGGGCGGCGGAGACCAGTCCCTATGCGGTGTGA
- the rhuM gene encoding RhuM family protein, translating into MTNNEPVVLQEDEVTGDRFLVYSTDKGLRLDIRYEGETLWMTQAQIAELFGVDRSVITKHIANVYAEGELEAEATSAKIAQVRQEGMRRVERQIEHYTLDMVISVGYRVSSAQATLFRRWATDKLVQFATKGFVIDSVRLKQPENADRLAELREIIRDIRSDEANVYRELRRICAMCQDYDGDSEKWRGFYKTTQAKIVYAVTSHTPAELIKSRADATQPDMGLTTWPNDNIRKGDVTVSKNYFGESEVKELNRLTTILLDIFEDQADIGRLVMMDDAKRLLDDQLKSLGRVVLTHGGNVLKKDADRHAERQYEIYNAKRKAERQLEADRAMAALKEQNKALPKAKRPKK; encoded by the coding sequence ATGACCAACAATGAACCCGTTGTGCTCCAAGAAGACGAGGTTACGGGCGATCGCTTCCTTGTTTATAGCACTGACAAGGGCCTACGCCTTGACATTCGCTATGAGGGCGAAACCTTATGGATGACGCAGGCGCAGATTGCCGAGCTTTTCGGCGTGGATCGCTCTGTCATCACCAAACATATCGCCAATGTGTATGCCGAAGGCGAGCTTGAGGCTGAGGCAACTAGTGCGAAAATTGCACAAGTTCGCCAGGAGGGCATGCGCCGGGTTGAACGGCAGATTGAGCACTACACGCTCGATATGGTGATCTCTGTCGGTTATCGAGTCTCGTCGGCACAGGCGACCCTCTTCCGGCGGTGGGCGACTGACAAGCTGGTGCAGTTCGCGACCAAAGGCTTCGTCATCGACTCGGTGCGCTTGAAACAGCCAGAGAATGCTGATCGCCTCGCCGAGCTGCGCGAAATCATTCGGGACATTCGTTCCGATGAGGCGAATGTCTATCGTGAACTCCGCCGCATCTGCGCAATGTGCCAAGACTATGATGGCGATTCCGAAAAGTGGCGCGGTTTCTACAAAACCACACAGGCGAAGATCGTTTATGCCGTTACCTCACATACGCCGGCTGAACTGATCAAATCTCGCGCAGATGCAACGCAGCCGGATATGGGCCTGACCACTTGGCCGAACGACAATATCCGCAAGGGCGATGTGACGGTTTCGAAAAACTACTTCGGCGAGTCGGAGGTCAAGGAACTCAATCGCCTCACCACGATCTTGCTCGATATCTTCGAGGATCAGGCCGACATCGGCCGCCTCGTGATGATGGATGACGCCAAGCGTCTGCTGGATGATCAGCTTAAGTCTCTTGGCCGTGTCGTACTCACCCATGGCGGGAATGTTCTGAAAAAGGACGCCGATCGGCACGCTGAACGCCAATACGAGATTTACAACGCAAAGCGAAAGGCCGAGCGTCAGCTAGAGGCTGACAGAGCCATGGCGGCGCTAAAGGAACAGAACAAAGCGCTACCCAAGGCCAAGCGCCCAAAAAAATAG
- a CDS encoding helix-turn-helix domain-containing protein, which yields MDVRQCKMARAALSWSAKDLAEAAGLTRVTVARFESSQPIDQKSLSAMKVALEAAGAHFSHRGGRVGVSVPE from the coding sequence ATGGATGTTAGGCAATGTAAGATGGCGCGCGCAGCGTTATCCTGGAGTGCGAAAGACCTTGCCGAAGCTGCGGGATTAACTCGTGTTACGGTTGCTCGGTTTGAATCGAGCCAGCCAATAGACCAGAAAAGCCTCTCCGCAATGAAGGTTGCGCTTGAGGCTGCCGGTGCTCATTTCAGCCACCGTGGGGGCCGCGTGGGCGTCTCGGTTCCTGAATAA
- a CDS encoding DUF3060 domain-containing protein, translating into MLEIPMRFAHVLAIASISVSAPVVAQANFTGAGEISEMDCDGGTANITGASNTMTITGNCTQLVIEGAGNRVRVSLAPKGVIQITGASNTVVWTTPDGSKAQVRVTGAGNRISQGR; encoded by the coding sequence ATGCTGGAGATTCCCATGCGTTTTGCCCATGTCCTCGCCATTGCCTCTATCTCCGTCTCTGCTCCCGTCGTGGCTCAAGCGAATTTCACCGGTGCAGGAGAAATCTCAGAGATGGATTGCGACGGCGGAACGGCGAACATCACTGGTGCGAGCAACACAATGACTATTACCGGCAATTGCACTCAGCTGGTTATCGAAGGTGCTGGTAATCGAGTGAGAGTTTCATTGGCGCCTAAAGGCGTCATCCAGATCACGGGAGCGAGCAATACCGTGGTGTGGACTACCCCTGACGGGAGCAAGGCTCAAGTAAGGGTGACGGGCGCAGGCAATCGGATATCTCAGGGACGCTAG
- a CDS encoding helix-turn-helix domain-containing protein, whose amino-acid sequence MSDMLPSGKLAYSVREACEATSLGRSSIYKLIANGKLETRKVGNRTLIMAASLNALINGS is encoded by the coding sequence ATGAGTGACATGCTGCCATCCGGTAAATTGGCCTACAGCGTAAGAGAGGCGTGCGAAGCCACAAGCTTGGGCCGCAGCAGCATTTACAAGTTGATCGCAAACGGAAAACTTGAAACGCGCAAGGTCGGTAATCGCACCCTCATAATGGCGGCCAGCCTCAATGCTCTGATTAATGGCAGTTGA
- a CDS encoding DUF927 domain-containing protein, with protein MKEAATARDYADVGADMGDEAIAESLGRAMPEPRFPAGFKMTAKGLLLDSDDGPRHIAGAFDVIAQTRDRHSQAWGVLLQWRDDDGEPHRLSIGRALLAGDGREVRHMLLDGGLYVSPVSKDRNALQTFLSMVRIDRRARAVSRVGWQDGSYALPDRTIEDGSGDLVVYQGTAALDHEFRRQGTLEGWQDMARLAVGNTRLVIALCAAFVGPLLAATGSEGGGLHLRGPSSIGKSTSLLAAASVWGSPTFVRQWRATANGLEGVAEQANDCLLILDELAQLDPREAGSVAYLLANGTGKSRASQSGEARAAKRWLTFFLSSGEISLAEHARSDGRGRRSPTGQEVRIFDIEADAGKGLGLFDTLHDLPNGDALARAIKDQAAQHYGIAGPEFVQRLLGNLDDTAARIRIGIDWFAAKYQPVGATGQVARACRRLGLIAMAGEIATELGILPWERLEAVSAAANIFAGWLEARGGAGAAEDKTAIEQVAEFISTHGNSRFQPMDGGDSTVIHNRAGFKRETGLGTMEYLIPAATWRNEVCRGLNPKSVAALLIERGHLIPDSNGKASRSETAPGMGKARFYVVSQSIFGGDDA; from the coding sequence ATGAAAGAAGCAGCAACAGCCCGCGATTACGCGGATGTCGGCGCTGACATGGGCGACGAGGCAATTGCTGAAAGCCTTGGCAGGGCCATGCCGGAACCCCGGTTTCCAGCAGGATTCAAGATGACGGCAAAGGGCCTGCTCCTCGATTCTGACGATGGCCCCCGCCATATCGCAGGTGCATTCGATGTAATCGCCCAGACACGGGACCGGCACAGTCAGGCATGGGGTGTATTGCTCCAGTGGCGGGACGACGACGGCGAACCGCACCGCCTGTCGATTGGCCGAGCCCTTCTCGCTGGGGATGGTCGCGAAGTGCGCCACATGCTCCTTGACGGGGGACTTTATGTCTCGCCTGTCTCCAAGGATCGCAATGCACTGCAAACATTCTTGTCGATGGTCAGGATCGACCGTCGCGCACGGGCGGTTTCGCGGGTGGGCTGGCAGGATGGCAGCTATGCCTTGCCTGATCGCACCATTGAAGATGGCTCGGGGGATCTGGTCGTTTACCAGGGCACGGCGGCACTCGACCATGAGTTTCGCCGCCAAGGCACCCTTGAGGGGTGGCAGGACATGGCGCGGCTGGCGGTTGGCAACACTCGCCTCGTCATTGCGCTGTGTGCGGCGTTCGTCGGCCCCTTGCTGGCTGCTACCGGATCGGAAGGGGGCGGGCTGCACTTGCGCGGGCCATCATCCATCGGCAAATCCACTTCGTTGCTCGCAGCGGCAAGCGTATGGGGTTCACCGACATTCGTTCGCCAGTGGCGCGCCACGGCCAACGGGCTTGAGGGCGTGGCCGAACAGGCAAATGACTGCCTGCTGATCCTGGATGAGCTGGCCCAGCTTGACCCGCGCGAAGCGGGTAGCGTCGCCTATCTTCTCGCCAATGGAACCGGGAAATCCCGCGCCTCGCAATCGGGGGAAGCTCGTGCGGCAAAGCGCTGGCTAACCTTCTTCCTGTCGTCAGGGGAAATCAGCCTTGCCGAGCACGCTCGATCCGATGGCCGGGGGCGGCGCTCACCAACGGGGCAGGAAGTCCGCATTTTCGACATCGAAGCGGATGCAGGAAAGGGCTTGGGCCTGTTCGACACGCTGCATGATCTTCCGAATGGCGATGCATTGGCCCGCGCCATCAAAGATCAGGCAGCGCAGCATTACGGGATCGCGGGGCCTGAGTTCGTTCAGCGCTTGCTCGGCAATCTCGACGATACGGCTGCACGTATCAGGATCGGCATTGACTGGTTCGCGGCAAAGTATCAGCCAGTCGGTGCGACCGGGCAAGTTGCTCGTGCCTGTCGTCGGCTTGGCCTGATCGCTATGGCCGGAGAGATCGCGACCGAACTCGGCATACTGCCGTGGGAGCGCTTGGAAGCGGTTTCTGCTGCGGCCAATATCTTCGCTGGGTGGCTTGAAGCCCGTGGCGGCGCTGGCGCGGCAGAGGACAAAACGGCGATTGAGCAGGTTGCCGAGTTTATCAGCACGCACGGTAATTCCCGGTTCCAGCCGATGGACGGCGGGGACAGCACGGTCATCCACAACCGCGCTGGCTTCAAGCGTGAAACCGGCTTGGGCACGATGGAATACCTGATCCCGGCTGCGACCTGGCGCAATGAAGTTTGCCGGGGCCTCAATCCCAAGTCGGTTGCCGCGCTTCTGATTGAGCGAGGCCATTTGATCCCGGATAGCAACGGCAAAGCATCCCGCAGCGAGACTGCGCCGGGCATGGGCAAGGCCCGCTTCTATGTCGTCAGTCAGTCGATTTTCGGAGGCGACGATGCTTGA